A single window of uncultured Pseudodesulfovibrio sp. DNA harbors:
- a CDS encoding glycosyltransferase family 4 protein, with protein MVEFPIRVLHVSKSLSLGGTEKVMQLFVANLDPSRFTAAVYCPQDGERGKQIRALGIETHINPDLLSVLDRFKPHIVHVHRAGWPEPELLKPMKRAQTPIVVETNVFGRHDPSPSAAIIDRTLFVSKFCLKRFSATTGIPADSSRYSFLYNPVDTNFFAKSVRTDRNFSIPVAGRISRADPGKWSRLALEFLPLVVRDIPNFRYHIIGAIPTAQEYVAANNLSRNVVFHDPVQTDTEIASFLDGVSVLAHANDTGESFGLVIAEAMACGLPVITHPSEGLKDNAQLELVDHMTTGLVARNAEEYANALKYIFSHPEEARRMGLAGQKKAANLYRAQTVTHQLETVYQELLHRKGITA; from the coding sequence ATGGTTGAATTCCCTATTCGTGTTCTTCACGTATCCAAATCTCTAAGCCTTGGCGGCACTGAAAAAGTCATGCAGCTTTTCGTCGCCAATCTGGACCCTTCTCGCTTCACTGCGGCTGTCTACTGTCCGCAGGACGGAGAACGAGGAAAACAGATTCGTGCTCTAGGAATTGAAACCCATATTAATCCGGACCTCCTCTCCGTACTCGATCGCTTCAAACCACACATAGTCCATGTCCACCGCGCAGGCTGGCCTGAGCCTGAACTGCTCAAACCTATGAAACGGGCACAAACACCCATTGTAGTTGAAACCAACGTATTCGGAAGACATGACCCAAGCCCATCAGCTGCCATCATTGACCGAACGCTTTTTGTTTCAAAATTTTGCCTGAAACGGTTTTCAGCAACCACTGGTATACCAGCTGACTCGTCCCGCTATTCCTTTTTATATAATCCGGTGGATACAAATTTCTTTGCAAAATCGGTACGCACAGACAGAAATTTCTCCATCCCTGTTGCCGGACGAATCTCTCGGGCCGACCCGGGCAAGTGGTCACGATTGGCACTGGAGTTCCTGCCACTGGTTGTTCGTGATATCCCGAACTTTCGCTATCATATCATAGGGGCCATCCCCACAGCGCAAGAATATGTTGCTGCCAATAACCTTTCACGCAATGTCGTCTTCCATGACCCTGTACAAACCGACACCGAAATAGCCTCTTTCCTCGATGGGGTCTCGGTTCTGGCACACGCCAACGATACCGGGGAGTCCTTCGGTCTCGTCATTGCCGAAGCCATGGCGTGTGGCCTGCCGGTCATCACTCATCCCAGCGAGGGCCTCAAAGACAATGCCCAGTTGGAATTGGTCGACCATATGACCACCGGACTCGTGGCCCGAAACGCCGAAGAGTACGCAAACGCCTTGAAGTATATTTTTTCCCATCCCGAGGAAGCACGGCGTATGGGATTGGCCGGACAGAAAAAAGCCGCCAATCTCTATCGAGCACAGACGGTCACACACCAACTCGAAACCGTGTATCAGGAACTTCTCCACCGTAAAGGAATCACCGCATGA
- the fliS gene encoding flagellar export chaperone FliS produces the protein MANPAKAYLATQIETTTQGDLLLMLYEAAIKFLKQAKVEIDKKDFAKKGIYISKSMAIIHELSECLNKEKGGDITPQLGALYQFCTSHLIKANIRLDNKMIDEVINILDGLRSAYAQIIPGYEGKTAPTDTKAQATPTAPPIMPTRTPPPAAPPVESTTVAPQETPAKPVTKPQPVVPPQPLKMRSAATAAKFRAANAYTNSNR, from the coding sequence ATGGCTAACCCAGCAAAAGCATATCTCGCGACACAGATTGAGACCACGACTCAAGGTGATCTCCTTCTCATGCTCTATGAGGCTGCAATCAAATTTCTTAAACAAGCCAAGGTAGAAATCGACAAAAAGGATTTCGCCAAGAAAGGCATATATATCTCCAAATCCATGGCGATAATCCATGAATTGTCTGAATGCCTGAACAAGGAAAAAGGTGGCGATATCACGCCTCAACTGGGTGCTCTGTATCAATTTTGCACCTCCCATCTCATTAAGGCAAACATCCGTCTGGACAACAAGATGATCGATGAAGTGATCAATATTCTTGACGGTCTGCGCTCGGCTTATGCCCAGATAATTCCCGGCTATGAAGGCAAAACAGCGCCGACTGATACGAAAGCTCAAGCTACACCGACAGCACCGCCAATCATGCCGACTCGCACACCGCCGCCTGCCGCTCCTCCGGTTGAATCGACTACAGTTGCGCCACAAGAGACTCCGGCAAAACCGGTTACCAAACCGCAACCCGTTGTCCCTCCGCAGCCACTTAAAATGCGTTCTGCCGCTACCGCTGCAAAATTCAGGGCAGCCAACGCCTATACCAACAGCAATAGATAA
- the fliD gene encoding flagellar filament capping protein FliD, which yields MAENAYTSGSINFAGLGNGTDFNKLIDGLVEVEQKRVTRLENWKTSWETKNEQFKELNTQMLALKTTLEGFDTVNEFMQRSVTSTNSDLLSASADSDAIESTHSLTVYSLAKNDMHITASGTSELSSSIFTSTSSFTFSYKGENFTIDNIAEGTTLEGFVNIINNHPESRDKIKASTIFDGTSHHLQLSGLDQGDDYDLFISNTGGMIFQASDFAQTQEAEDCRIRVDGLLISRDSNIIDDAIPGLKLDLKDADPNETIQLTVNTDKQAMQDAVTTFVEAINKVRAEIIAMTKVDETKGTTSTGGSSLVDVKDTKGSILTGNYGIDIVSQNLKNITAEMGLGFAPWDEDSLTGDKFSALSQLGILTDAEQGSPTYGLLKIDYDELSKALDDDPTAVAQLFSAKSDGKSQSPDFTFKSLVDGTTKAGFYDIEIVSDGTQITSATINGEEASISGWEITGKSGDATGMAIRLDNTGAGTHSGKIAVQKGKAGELIDELTSLTKPYNEFTYEGGPLAVLQNNYNDIMSSIDDKIAYETARIKKMETNMRLKFSRLDALLGQYSLKQGQLSSAIAQLGK from the coding sequence ATGGCAGAAAACGCATACACATCCGGCTCGATCAATTTCGCCGGCCTGGGAAACGGGACCGACTTCAACAAACTCATCGACGGCCTCGTCGAAGTGGAGCAAAAACGCGTCACCCGGTTGGAAAACTGGAAAACCTCCTGGGAAACAAAAAATGAGCAGTTCAAAGAACTGAACACTCAGATGCTGGCCCTCAAGACGACACTTGAAGGATTCGATACGGTCAATGAATTCATGCAACGAAGCGTGACAAGCACCAATTCAGATCTTTTGTCGGCTTCAGCTGACAGTGATGCTATTGAATCCACTCATTCGCTCACAGTGTACAGCCTTGCCAAAAATGACATGCACATTACGGCTTCAGGCACCAGTGAGCTCAGTTCTTCCATATTTACTTCTACTTCATCATTCACTTTTTCATACAAAGGTGAAAATTTTACCATCGACAACATTGCCGAAGGGACGACGCTGGAAGGCTTTGTCAACATCATCAACAATCATCCTGAATCACGAGATAAGATAAAAGCATCCACCATTTTTGATGGTACAAGCCACCATTTGCAACTTTCCGGCCTCGATCAAGGTGACGATTATGACCTCTTCATTTCCAACACCGGAGGCATGATTTTTCAGGCGTCTGACTTCGCCCAAACACAAGAAGCCGAAGATTGTAGAATTCGTGTAGATGGCCTGCTCATTTCGCGTGACTCCAACATCATTGACGATGCCATTCCGGGTTTAAAACTTGACCTCAAAGATGCGGACCCGAATGAAACGATCCAATTGACTGTCAACACTGACAAACAGGCAATGCAAGATGCCGTCACGACTTTTGTAGAAGCAATCAATAAGGTCCGCGCAGAAATCATTGCAATGACTAAGGTTGACGAAACAAAGGGAACGACCAGTACTGGAGGAAGCTCCTTGGTCGACGTCAAGGACACCAAAGGGTCTATTCTTACCGGCAACTACGGCATTGATATTGTTTCACAAAATCTTAAAAATATTACTGCTGAAATGGGCCTCGGGTTTGCTCCGTGGGATGAAGATTCTTTGACCGGTGATAAATTCTCAGCCCTTTCTCAACTCGGCATTCTTACGGATGCAGAACAAGGATCGCCCACATACGGACTTTTAAAAATAGACTACGACGAGTTGTCCAAAGCCCTTGATGATGACCCCACAGCTGTTGCACAACTTTTCTCAGCAAAAAGTGATGGGAAAAGCCAATCACCGGACTTCACTTTCAAATCACTCGTCGACGGCACAACCAAGGCTGGATTTTACGACATCGAAATAGTCAGTGACGGGACACAAATCACCAGCGCAACCATCAACGGAGAAGAGGCATCCATCTCTGGTTGGGAAATTACTGGAAAATCCGGCGATGCAACAGGTATGGCCATTCGGCTAGACAATACCGGAGCAGGAACTCACTCGGGTAAAATTGCCGTACAAAAAGGCAAAGCCGGCGAATTAATTGATGAGCTCACTTCCTTGACAAAACCATACAACGAATTCACCTATGAAGGCGGACCGTTGGCAGTTTTGCAAAATAACTACAACGACATCATGAGCTCTATTGATGACAAAATCGCTTACGAGACTGCTCGCATCAAAAAAATGGAAACAAACATGCGTCTGAAATTTTCACGTCTGGACGCATTACTCGGACAATACAGCCTCAAACAGGGACAACTCAGCTCGGCTATCGCACAGCTTGGCAAGTAG
- a CDS encoding flagellin, with product MSLVINHNLMAMNASRNLGQSYGALETSTRRLSSGLRVGTASDDAAGLAVRELMRADIQSLNQGIRNANDAVSLIQTADGALGVIDEKLIRMKELAMQASTGTYNSDQRLIIDSEYQAMASEITRIANSTDFNGIYLLNGNLSGTHSGAGLQSTGKLKVHFGTGNDCAEDYYYVEISSSTASSLGVGLAASNSISTQALAQASLDTLNNAIISKDKIRANLGSLQNRLENTVTVLGIQAENVQAAESRISDVDVATEMTEFVRNQIKTQAAVSMLSQANSMPRMALSLIG from the coding sequence ATGTCTCTCGTAATTAACCACAACTTAATGGCAATGAATGCATCTCGCAACCTGGGTCAGTCTTATGGCGCCCTGGAAACATCAACTCGTCGTCTGTCTTCAGGACTGCGTGTTGGTACAGCCTCTGATGATGCCGCTGGCTTGGCAGTTCGCGAATTGATGCGTGCTGACATTCAGTCTCTCAATCAGGGCATTCGTAATGCAAACGATGCAGTTTCCCTCATCCAGACAGCTGACGGCGCCCTCGGCGTTATTGATGAAAAGCTGATCCGTATGAAGGAACTGGCCATGCAGGCATCCACGGGTACCTACAACTCTGACCAGCGTCTGATCATCGACTCCGAGTATCAGGCCATGGCTTCGGAAATCACTCGTATCGCCAACTCTACTGACTTCAACGGCATCTACCTGCTCAACGGTAACCTCTCCGGTACCCACTCCGGCGCAGGCCTCCAGTCCACTGGTAAGCTGAAGGTTCACTTTGGTACCGGTAACGATTGTGCAGAAGATTACTACTACGTTGAAATCAGCAGTTCCACCGCTTCTTCTCTGGGCGTTGGCCTTGCTGCAAGCAACTCCATTTCAACCCAGGCTTTGGCTCAGGCCTCTCTGGACACCCTTAACAACGCGATTATTTCCAAGGATAAGATTCGCGCCAACTTGGGTTCCTTGCAGAACAGACTTGAAAACACCGTAACAGTTCTGGGTATCCAGGCCGAAAACGTTCAGGCTGCTGAATCCCGTATCTCCGACGTTGACGTCGCAACCGAGATGACCGAATTCGTTCGCAACCAGATCAAGACCCAGGCCGCAGTTTCCATGCTGTCCCAGGCCAACTCCATGCCGAGAATGGCTCTGTCCCTCATCGGTTAG
- a CDS encoding glycosyltransferase: MTRIPYTAEPVITDGELTDIRIHRQGKIWHMWGRKGVSRELSLADSVPKGTLPVLIGSGLGHCLNALRSKGDPIAVVDREQTIIDLTKAISHQDALLTVNDADPGTAFKQIIDWQKGHGGLPLHPVILPLYPRLDRNYYGPILDTIKACNTTDFWSQTRYPKFQSTKPRVLFFDSNYFLCREILSAFDLLAIEYQTIPLDNCATGDQSFIEAILKTVINFKPDFVLTVNHFGLDREGKLAELLADLDLPLASWFVDNPHLILFDYAQPGSDNTVIFSFDSGSTEAVRDKGFQHVHYLPLATDPARFVPGQNKTAPAQWHADVSFVGNSMVRPVSESLDRANLPTNLSAQYKDIARHFGDSDETLIAHFLKIFHPDWHEAITNLPTKENRLASESLLTWEATRQYRLNCIKGILPYTPLIVGDAGWDSILPQQSEVRRLKQLDYYEDLPRFYQASTVNFNCTSRQMPGAVNQRVFDVPACNGFLITDHRDQMENLFDLDTEAVVYRHPEEIPHLIDQFLADPKKRTTITKAARKRILAKHTYEIRMAYLIKIMRQTFG; this comes from the coding sequence ATGACCCGTATTCCTTACACAGCCGAGCCCGTCATCACCGACGGAGAACTGACTGACATCCGTATACACCGACAGGGAAAAATCTGGCACATGTGGGGGCGAAAAGGCGTATCACGAGAATTATCACTTGCTGATTCCGTCCCCAAAGGCACTCTTCCCGTACTCATCGGTTCAGGCTTGGGTCACTGCCTCAACGCATTGCGCAGCAAAGGAGACCCCATTGCCGTAGTAGACAGAGAACAAACAATCATTGATCTGACTAAAGCGATCTCACATCAGGACGCGCTTCTAACGGTCAACGATGCCGATCCAGGCACAGCCTTCAAACAGATTATTGATTGGCAGAAAGGGCACGGCGGTCTCCCGTTACACCCGGTCATCCTTCCACTTTATCCTCGCCTCGACCGAAATTATTATGGTCCAATTCTCGACACAATAAAGGCCTGTAACACGACCGACTTCTGGAGTCAGACTCGATACCCCAAATTTCAATCCACCAAACCTCGCGTTCTCTTTTTCGATTCAAATTATTTTTTATGCCGAGAAATTCTGTCAGCCTTTGACCTCCTCGCCATCGAATACCAAACTATTCCTTTGGATAACTGTGCGACGGGTGACCAATCATTTATTGAAGCAATTCTGAAAACTGTCATCAATTTCAAACCGGATTTTGTCCTGACCGTCAACCACTTCGGTCTGGATCGAGAAGGCAAACTGGCCGAGTTACTAGCGGACCTCGACCTGCCTTTGGCATCATGGTTCGTGGACAATCCCCATCTCATTCTGTTTGATTATGCCCAGCCGGGCAGTGACAATACGGTTATTTTCTCCTTTGACTCGGGAAGCACTGAAGCTGTCCGAGACAAAGGGTTTCAGCATGTCCACTACCTTCCTCTGGCTACAGACCCGGCTCGGTTCGTCCCCGGACAAAATAAAACAGCACCTGCCCAATGGCATGCTGACGTATCATTTGTAGGCAACTCCATGGTCCGCCCTGTGTCCGAAAGTCTGGATCGGGCTAACCTGCCGACAAACCTCTCGGCACAGTATAAAGACATCGCCCGACACTTCGGTGATTCCGACGAAACCCTGATCGCTCATTTTCTGAAAATATTTCATCCTGACTGGCACGAAGCCATCACGAATCTTCCCACCAAGGAAAACAGACTCGCCAGTGAGTCCCTGCTGACTTGGGAAGCAACCCGACAGTACCGACTCAATTGCATAAAAGGCATACTGCCATACACTCCGTTGATTGTCGGTGATGCGGGATGGGACTCCATCCTTCCGCAGCAATCTGAAGTCCGACGGCTGAAACAACTTGATTACTACGAGGATCTTCCCCGATTTTACCAAGCCTCAACAGTCAACTTCAACTGTACCAGTCGCCAAATGCCGGGAGCAGTCAACCAACGCGTTTTTGATGTCCCGGCTTGCAACGGTTTCCTCATCACAGACCATCGAGATCAGATGGAAAACCTGTTCGACCTTGATACAGAAGCTGTGGTCTATCGACATCCGGAAGAAATTCCACATCTCATTGATCAATTTCTCGCTGACCCCAAGAAAAGAACGACCATCACCAAGGCTGCCAGAAAACGCATACTGGCCAAGCACACCTATGAAATCCGCATGGCATATCTTATAAAAATCATGCGTCAAACTTTCGGCTAA